From a region of the Streptomyces sp. NBC_00193 genome:
- a CDS encoding ABC transporter ATP-binding protein, translated as MTTPNQTGPRTARVPAARAEVPPPLLSVRDLTMAFPGKRSATGRRGAPVRAVDGVSFDLEAGRTLGLVGESGCGKSTTGRMLVRLLEPTSGSVEFDGQDISRLSQRALRPLRRNLQMVFQDPHSSLNPRQTVARIISDPLLVQGSGAADARRRAAELMELVGLIPEHIDRYPHEFSGGQAQRIGIARSLATNPRLIVADEPVSALDVSVQAQIVNLMERLRAELGLAYVFIAHDLSVVKRVSDRVAVMYLGRIVEMGDKKSLYENPQHPYTRALLSAVPLPDPAAERRRERIVLLGDPPSPAAPPPGCTFHPRCPVAQEICRTERPLLRTVASREVACHMA; from the coding sequence ATGACCACGCCGAACCAGACGGGTCCCCGCACCGCCCGGGTCCCGGCGGCCCGCGCCGAGGTCCCGCCGCCGCTGCTGAGCGTCCGCGACCTGACGATGGCCTTCCCCGGGAAGCGGTCCGCGACCGGGCGCCGGGGGGCGCCCGTGCGCGCCGTCGACGGAGTCTCCTTCGACCTGGAGGCCGGCCGCACCCTGGGCCTCGTAGGGGAGTCGGGCTGCGGCAAGTCCACCACCGGGCGGATGCTCGTCCGGCTGCTGGAACCGACCTCCGGAAGCGTGGAGTTCGACGGCCAGGACATCAGCCGGCTCTCCCAGCGCGCCCTGCGCCCGCTGCGCCGGAACCTCCAGATGGTCTTCCAGGACCCGCACTCCTCCCTCAACCCCCGCCAGACGGTGGCCCGGATCATCTCCGACCCGCTGCTCGTGCAGGGTTCGGGCGCGGCGGACGCCCGCCGCCGGGCCGCCGAGCTGATGGAGCTCGTCGGACTGATCCCGGAGCACATCGACCGCTATCCGCACGAGTTCTCCGGCGGCCAGGCGCAGCGCATCGGCATCGCCCGGTCGCTCGCCACCAACCCCCGGCTGATCGTCGCCGACGAACCGGTCTCGGCGCTCGACGTCTCCGTCCAGGCGCAGATCGTCAACCTGATGGAGCGGCTGCGCGCCGAACTGGGCCTGGCCTACGTGTTCATCGCGCACGACCTCTCGGTCGTCAAACGGGTCAGCGACCGGGTCGCGGTCATGTACCTCGGCCGAATCGTGGAGATGGGCGACAAGAAGTCGCTCTACGAGAACCCCCAGCACCCGTACACCAGGGCGCTGTTGTCCGCCGTACCGCTGCCCGACCCGGCGGCGGAGCGGCGGCGCGAGCGGATCGTGCTGCTCGGCGATCCGCCGAGTCCGGCCGCCCCGCCCCCGGGCTGCACCTTCCACCCCAGGTGCCCCGTGGCGCAGGAGATCTGCCGCACCGAACGGCCGCTGCTGCGGACGGTCGCCTCCCGTGAGGTGGCCTGCCACATGGCGTAG
- a CDS encoding ABC transporter ATP-binding protein has protein sequence MAPPSHAAAPATPLLQVRDLQVTFTTPRGTVRAVDSLGFTVEAGRTLGIVGESGSGKSVTSLAVMGLHRGAEIGGSIALDGQELTTKSEKELSKLRGRKMAMIFQDPLSSLHPYYTVGEQIAEHFRVHFRAGRAAAKRRAVDMLGEVGIPEPARRAGEYPHQFSGGMRQRAMIAMALACEPELLIADEPTTALDVTVQAQILELIAGLQQERGLGVVMITHDLGVVARVAHEVLVMYGGRAAEQAPVDDLFADPAHPYTRGLLDSLPRLDDADDEPLRAIPGSPPSLLAPAPGCAFAPRCSVAAASGEEDRERCATVRPELLPYGDAGRETACHFAGAVREVTR, from the coding sequence ATGGCTCCGCCTTCGCACGCCGCGGCCCCCGCGACCCCGCTGCTCCAAGTCCGCGACCTGCAGGTCACCTTCACCACCCCGCGCGGCACCGTACGCGCCGTCGACTCCCTCGGCTTCACCGTCGAGGCCGGCCGCACGCTCGGCATCGTCGGCGAGTCCGGCTCGGGCAAGTCCGTCACCTCCCTCGCCGTCATGGGCCTGCACCGGGGCGCCGAGATCGGCGGCTCCATCGCCCTCGACGGACAGGAACTGACCACCAAGTCCGAGAAGGAGCTCTCCAAGCTGCGCGGCCGCAAGATGGCCATGATCTTCCAGGACCCGCTGTCCAGCCTGCACCCCTACTACACGGTCGGCGAGCAGATCGCCGAGCACTTCCGGGTCCACTTCCGGGCCGGCCGGGCCGCCGCGAAACGGCGCGCCGTCGACATGCTCGGCGAGGTCGGCATCCCCGAACCCGCCCGCCGGGCCGGGGAGTACCCCCACCAGTTCTCCGGCGGCATGCGCCAGCGCGCGATGATCGCCATGGCGCTGGCCTGCGAACCCGAACTGCTCATCGCCGACGAGCCCACCACCGCGCTCGACGTCACCGTGCAGGCGCAGATCCTGGAGCTGATCGCCGGACTCCAGCAGGAGCGCGGACTCGGCGTCGTCATGATCACCCACGATCTGGGCGTGGTCGCCCGCGTCGCCCACGAGGTGCTCGTCATGTACGGCGGCAGGGCCGCCGAACAGGCCCCGGTGGACGACCTGTTCGCCGACCCGGCGCACCCGTACACCCGGGGGCTGCTCGATTCCCTGCCCCGGCTGGACGACGCCGACGACGAACCGCTGCGGGCCATCCCCGGCTCCCCGCCCTCCCTGCTCGCCCCCGCCCCGGGCTGCGCGTTCGCCCCGAGGTGCTCCGTGGCCGCCGCGAGCGGCGAGGAGGACCGGGAGCGCTGCGCCACCGTGCGGCCCGAACTCCTGCCGTACGGCGACGCCGGCCGCGAGACGGCCTGCCACTTCGCGGGCGCCGTCCGGGAGGTGACCCGATGA